In a single window of the Halobaculum lipolyticum genome:
- the dapF gene encoding diaminopimelate epimerase, with protein sequence MSDPTDADTAADTGTAADTDTAATVPATKYHGTGNDFLVVDAAEAVPDRGAFAIHHCDRETGVKGAERTGADGVLFMDVTDDGDGSGVARATMTLVQPDASIAEMCGNGARCAAAWVRERTGADVVDLDTPAGVRRATVTAGDDDSQDEVTVEVEMGRPSFAPSAVPLAADRDGPLVEQSVEGLVVTAVDTGVPHAVAFVDDVDAVDLEAVAPPVRHADVFPEGANVTLAADTGDGTFAQRTFERGVEGETLACGTGAVAVGAVARRLGLTDRESLTVSPPGGDLRISVPEDGPATLTGPAAREFDVALPVPDSTTEADG encoded by the coding sequence GTGAGCGACCCGACCGACGCGGACACGGCCGCCGACACCGGGACGGCCGCCGACACCGACACGGCCGCCACCGTCCCGGCGACGAAGTACCACGGCACCGGCAACGACTTCCTCGTCGTCGACGCCGCCGAAGCGGTCCCCGACCGCGGCGCGTTCGCGATCCACCACTGCGACCGCGAGACCGGCGTCAAGGGCGCCGAGCGGACCGGCGCCGACGGCGTGTTGTTCATGGACGTCACCGACGACGGCGACGGGAGCGGTGTCGCCCGCGCGACGATGACGCTCGTTCAGCCGGACGCTTCGATCGCCGAGATGTGCGGCAACGGCGCCCGCTGTGCGGCGGCGTGGGTCCGCGAACGTACCGGTGCGGACGTGGTCGATCTCGACACGCCCGCCGGCGTCAGGCGTGCGACCGTCACCGCCGGTGACGACGACTCTCAGGACGAGGTGACCGTCGAGGTCGAGATGGGCCGCCCCTCGTTCGCCCCGTCGGCCGTGCCGCTCGCGGCCGACCGCGACGGGCCGCTGGTCGAGCAGTCCGTCGAGGGCCTCGTCGTCACGGCGGTCGACACCGGCGTTCCCCACGCGGTCGCGTTCGTCGACGACGTGGACGCGGTCGACCTCGAGGCGGTCGCACCCCCGGTCCGCCACGCCGACGTGTTCCCCGAGGGCGCGAACGTGACCCTCGCCGCGGACACCGGCGACGGGACGTTCGCCCAGCGCACCTTCGAGCGCGGCGTCGAGGGCGAGACGCTCGCGTGCGGCACCGGTGCGGTCGCCGTCGGGGCGGTCGCGCGCCGACTGGGGCTGACCGACCGCGAGTCGCTGACCGTCTCGCCGCCGGGCGGCGACCTCCGGATCTCGGTTCCCGAGGACGGCCCGGCGACGCTGACGGGACCGGCCGCGCGGGAGTTCGACGTCGCCCTCCCGGTCCCCGACAGCACCACGGAGGCCGACGGATGA
- the lysA gene encoding diaminopimelate decarboxylase, translating into MSGDRSADTAAHAAAHVASGDDAGGPAVRRLAAWDAGRLSDLAADHGTPLYVTDLDRVHENCARLRAAFPDAEVRYAVKAHTGRAVLEAVRDAGLDAECAAAGEVRRALDAGFDGDRLHYTAVNPPARDLDAVVDWWADESDLTVTVGARDTLDRLAERGFDGRVCVRVNPGVGAGHHEKVRTGAAAKFGVPYDRAAAVVDDARDDFDVVGVHAHAGSGIHGEEDLAAHRELVARMGELAREVGDLEYVDVGGGFGVPYREGDPALDLDAVAEATREALGEVDARLAVEPGRYVVADAGVLLTEVNTVKPTPDTTVAGVDAGMTDLLRPAMYDAYHAIRDLDASPDRETGPVTVAGPICETSDMFCDGRELPIPDRGDLLAIGNAGAYGYEMASTYNSRPRPAEVSLAGEVLRERETLAGVTRLERGGDAE; encoded by the coding sequence ATGAGCGGCGACCGCTCCGCCGACACCGCGGCCCACGCCGCCGCACACGTCGCGAGCGGCGACGACGCCGGCGGCCCGGCCGTCCGCCGTCTCGCCGCCTGGGACGCCGGCCGCCTCAGCGACCTCGCGGCCGACCACGGGACGCCGCTGTACGTGACCGACCTCGACCGCGTCCACGAGAACTGCGCGCGCCTCCGGGCCGCGTTCCCCGACGCCGAGGTCCGGTACGCCGTGAAGGCGCACACCGGGCGCGCGGTGTTGGAGGCGGTTCGCGACGCCGGTCTCGACGCCGAGTGTGCCGCCGCAGGGGAGGTCCGCCGGGCGCTCGACGCCGGCTTCGACGGCGACCGCCTCCACTACACGGCGGTCAACCCGCCCGCCCGCGACCTCGACGCGGTCGTCGACTGGTGGGCCGACGAGTCGGATCTGACCGTCACCGTCGGCGCGCGCGACACGCTCGACCGCCTCGCCGAACGCGGGTTCGACGGGCGCGTCTGCGTCCGCGTCAACCCCGGCGTCGGCGCCGGCCACCACGAGAAGGTGCGCACCGGCGCCGCCGCGAAGTTCGGCGTGCCGTACGACCGCGCCGCCGCGGTCGTCGACGACGCACGCGACGACTTCGACGTGGTCGGGGTCCACGCCCACGCCGGGTCGGGGATCCACGGCGAGGAGGACCTGGCGGCCCACCGCGAACTCGTCGCCCGGATGGGCGAGTTGGCCCGCGAGGTCGGCGACCTGGAGTACGTCGACGTCGGCGGCGGCTTCGGCGTCCCGTACCGCGAGGGCGACCCCGCGCTCGACCTCGACGCCGTCGCCGAGGCGACGCGCGAGGCGCTGGGCGAGGTGGACGCGAGACTCGCGGTCGAACCCGGCCGCTACGTCGTCGCCGACGCGGGCGTGCTACTGACCGAGGTGAACACCGTGAAGCCGACGCCGGACACGACCGTCGCCGGCGTCGACGCCGGCATGACGGATCTCCTCCGCCCGGCGATGTACGACGCCTACCACGCGATCCGCGACCTCGACGCTTCCCCCGACCGAGAGACCGGCCCGGTCACCGTCGCCGGCCCCATCTGCGAGACGAGCGACATGTTCTGCGACGGTCGGGAGCTTCCGATCCCCGACCGGGGGGACCTGCTCGCGATCGGAAACGCCGGCGCCTACGGCTACGAGATGGCGTCGACGTACAACTCCCGGCCGCGGCCGGCGGAGGTGAGCCTCGCGGGCGAGGTGTTGCGAGAGCGCGAGACGCTCGCCGGCGTGACGCGGCTGGAACGCGGGGGTGACGCCGAGTGA
- the dapA gene encoding 4-hydroxy-tetrahydrodipicolinate synthase: MIHHDTFAGVYPAMTTPFTDSTDDVDHEQLAADARRLADAGVDGLVPVGSTGEAATLTHDEHAEVVETVVDAVDVPVIAGTGSNSTREALDLTERAAAAGADAALLISPYYNKPEPAGQYEHFATVADAVDIPQIVYNVPSRTGSNLDVDTVVDLAGHENIQGYKAASGDANQISEIIERTREEAFDVLSGDDGMTLPVMSMGATGTISVVANVEPERTSRLVHAALEEDFETARAIHHELGPLTRALFRETNPIPVKEAMAIRGYGPAEMRPPLTRGSDETLRVLTELLADLEETESAATEA, encoded by the coding sequence ATGATCCACCACGACACCTTCGCCGGCGTCTACCCGGCGATGACGACACCGTTCACCGACAGCACCGACGACGTCGACCACGAACAGCTCGCCGCCGACGCGCGACGCCTCGCCGACGCGGGCGTCGACGGGCTCGTCCCGGTCGGCTCGACCGGCGAGGCGGCCACCCTCACCCACGACGAACACGCCGAGGTCGTCGAGACCGTCGTCGACGCCGTCGACGTGCCGGTGATCGCCGGCACCGGCTCGAACTCGACGCGCGAGGCGCTCGACCTCACCGAGCGCGCGGCCGCGGCCGGCGCCGACGCGGCGCTGCTCATCTCGCCGTACTACAACAAGCCCGAGCCGGCGGGCCAGTACGAACACTTCGCGACGGTCGCCGACGCCGTCGACATCCCCCAGATCGTGTACAACGTCCCGAGCCGCACCGGCTCGAACCTCGACGTCGACACCGTCGTCGACCTCGCGGGCCACGAGAACATCCAGGGGTACAAGGCGGCCTCCGGCGACGCGAACCAGATCTCGGAGATCATCGAACGCACCCGCGAGGAGGCGTTCGACGTGCTCTCGGGCGACGACGGCATGACCCTCCCGGTGATGTCGATGGGCGCGACGGGCACCATCTCGGTGGTCGCGAACGTCGAACCCGAGCGCACGTCGCGGCTCGTCCACGCGGCGCTGGAGGAGGACTTCGAGACGGCGCGAGCGATCCACCACGAACTCGGCCCGCTGACGCGGGCGCTGTTCCGCGAGACGAACCCGATCCCGGTGAAGGAGGCGATGGCGATCCGCGGCTACGGTCCCGCGGAGATGCGCCCGCCGCTCACCCGGGGGAGCGACGAGACGCTGCGCGTGTTGACCGAACTGCTCGCCGACTTAGAGGAGACGGAGTCGGCGGCGACGGAGGCCTGA
- a CDS encoding M20 family metallopeptidase — MSGDGTADGAADFDPVAFLADAVRIESHESPDAMREFLVETLADHGTEPRVDAAGNVRATREAADPQAAAEGTHLVLNTHVDTVPPHVGFERGTDEDGTDVFRGRGSCDAKGPLAALLSGFLGVEPATGRVTLAVTPDEETLSTGADALVRGRDDDHPDGPVEPVDGDVYLVGEPTDCDVCVAARGRFEGTLTLSGSAAHAAEPTSGVDAVAALEGALAAIRAFDDGAEAHPMLGGPTLVATGVDGGEATNQVAAEATLTLDRRSVPPETADGFREALETAVRDAVAADVGVAFALTERPTPFLEAFDTDPDHEVVSAVADAARAVGGEADGEVRAFGAATEASYFAPAPTVVFGPGHLADDVGAVAHSEREYVRVDRVRDAAASVERAVATLVA, encoded by the coding sequence ATGAGCGGCGACGGGACGGCCGACGGCGCCGCCGACTTCGACCCGGTCGCCTTCCTCGCCGACGCCGTACGGATCGAGTCCCACGAGTCGCCCGACGCGATGCGAGAGTTCCTCGTGGAGACGCTCGCCGACCACGGGACGGAGCCGCGGGTCGACGCCGCGGGGAACGTCCGTGCGACCCGCGAGGCGGCGGACCCCCAGGCCGCCGCGGAGGGGACGCATCTCGTGTTGAACACCCACGTCGACACGGTGCCGCCGCACGTCGGCTTCGAGCGCGGCACGGACGAGGACGGGACCGACGTGTTCCGCGGCCGCGGGTCGTGCGACGCGAAAGGTCCCCTCGCCGCGCTGCTTTCGGGGTTCCTCGGCGTCGAGCCGGCGACGGGCCGGGTCACGCTCGCGGTGACGCCCGACGAGGAGACGCTGTCGACCGGCGCGGACGCGCTCGTCCGCGGCCGCGACGACGACCACCCGGACGGGCCGGTCGAGCCGGTCGACGGCGACGTGTATCTCGTCGGCGAGCCGACCGACTGCGACGTCTGTGTCGCGGCCCGCGGCCGGTTCGAGGGGACGCTGACGCTCTCCGGGTCGGCAGCCCACGCCGCGGAACCGACCTCCGGCGTCGACGCGGTGGCCGCGCTGGAGGGGGCGCTCGCGGCGATCCGGGCGTTCGACGACGGCGCCGAGGCGCATCCGATGCTCGGCGGGCCGACGCTCGTCGCGACCGGGGTCGACGGCGGCGAGGCGACGAACCAGGTCGCCGCCGAGGCGACCCTCACCCTCGACCGGCGTTCGGTGCCGCCGGAGACGGCCGACGGGTTCCGCGAGGCGCTGGAGACGGCGGTTCGGGACGCGGTGGCGGCCGACGTAGGCGTCGCGTTCGCGCTCACCGAGCGCCCAACCCCTTTCCTGGAGGCGTTCGACACCGACCCCGACCACGAAGTCGTAAGCGCCGTGGCGGACGCGGCGCGGGCCGTCGGGGGCGAGGCGGACGGCGAGGTACGGGCGTTCGGCGCGGCGACGGAGGCGTCGTACTTCGCGCCCGCGCCGACGGTCGTGTTCGGGCCGGGGCACCTCGCGGACGACGTCGGCGCGGTCGCCCACAGCGAGCGCGAGTACGTCCGCGTCGACCGGGTCCGCGACGCCGCCGCGAGCGTCGAGCGGGCGGTCGCGACGCTGGTGGCGTGA
- the dapB gene encoding 4-hydroxy-tetrahydrodipicolinate reductase encodes MGREVIAAASERDDCEVALAVNRTPVDPVEGVAVADADDLPRLLADAGHTVDVLVDFSGPDSSVEYVAAAADAGVACVVGTTGFDATQAAAIDDAAGSVPVLRASNFSRGIAALRRAVREAAASLPGYDVEVTETHHDGKVDAPSGTALTLVDDIEAARPGLTERVHGREGDAPRDAGEIGVHARRAGDVAGEHEVLFAGDENVLELTHRAGSRRVFAAGALDAAVWLAGRDAGAYDFTEVLE; translated from the coding sequence ATGGGCCGCGAGGTGATCGCCGCCGCGAGCGAGCGCGACGACTGCGAGGTCGCCCTCGCGGTGAATCGGACGCCGGTCGACCCCGTCGAGGGCGTCGCGGTCGCCGACGCCGACGACCTGCCGAGGCTGCTCGCGGACGCCGGCCACACGGTCGACGTCCTCGTCGACTTCAGCGGACCCGACTCGAGCGTCGAGTACGTCGCCGCGGCCGCCGACGCGGGCGTCGCCTGCGTCGTCGGTACGACCGGCTTCGACGCGACGCAGGCGGCCGCCATCGACGACGCGGCCGGGTCGGTGCCCGTCCTCCGCGCCTCGAACTTCTCGCGGGGGATCGCGGCGCTGCGACGCGCCGTCCGGGAGGCCGCCGCCTCCCTCCCCGGCTACGACGTGGAGGTCACCGAGACCCACCACGACGGGAAGGTGGACGCGCCCAGCGGCACCGCGCTCACGCTGGTCGACGACATCGAGGCGGCGCGGCCCGGCCTGACCGAGCGCGTCCACGGGCGCGAGGGCGACGCCCCACGGGACGCCGGCGAGATCGGCGTCCACGCCCGGCGGGCTGGCGACGTCGCCGGCGAGCACGAGGTGCTGTTCGCGGGCGACGAGAACGTGCTGGAACTGACCCACCGCGCCGGCTCCCGGCGGGTGTTCGCCGCCGGCGCGCTCGACGCGGCCGTGTGGCTCGCCGGCCGCGACGCCGGCGCCTACGACTTCACGGAGGTACTCGAATGA
- a CDS encoding sensor histidine kinase, which translates to MRSVDRGAVTRAVVAAALVGFLGLYLYNFVRIERTGDLDALREYIFVLLLVVPPVVLAGCLLWMRDADIDGDLVVRLLPWMAGSTLMSVVGIWLTAYAVGASFDQGEQLLLVNVAAGFGISAGTIVGAMELKAIRRAHAQTRSELRTRRVERERERLLFLNSLLRHEVLNSANVIHGYAGLLHEDAAAGTRTAERLATIRDRSDDISVFISSIREILGQSERPTLEPVALRDVLLAEAERVEDSFEVSIDVRVAEGTVVLADDLVGTVFSNLLENAAVHAGDAPSVTVTATADAEATVVEVADDGVGLDEEAHRALFEPNPATTHGNGLYHVRNLVESYGGRIRVSSTDQGTVFAVEFRTAGRGGDADTRRSPASDSPDAVDGTEHPDAGNHDAERHDDADWFTVT; encoded by the coding sequence ATGCGATCAGTGGACCGCGGAGCCGTGACGCGCGCGGTCGTCGCGGCGGCGCTCGTCGGCTTCCTGGGTCTGTACCTCTACAACTTCGTCCGCATCGAACGCACCGGCGACCTCGACGCGCTCCGCGAGTACATCTTCGTGCTGTTGCTGGTGGTGCCGCCGGTCGTCCTCGCCGGCTGTCTGCTGTGGATGCGCGACGCCGACATCGACGGCGACCTCGTGGTCCGACTGCTCCCGTGGATGGCCGGCTCGACCCTCATGAGCGTCGTCGGGATCTGGCTCACCGCCTACGCCGTCGGCGCCTCCTTCGATCAGGGCGAACAGCTCCTCTTGGTCAACGTCGCCGCCGGCTTCGGGATCTCCGCCGGGACGATCGTCGGGGCGATGGAGCTGAAGGCGATCCGTCGCGCCCACGCCCAGACGCGCTCGGAGCTGCGGACCAGACGGGTCGAACGCGAGCGCGAACGCCTCCTGTTCCTCAACTCCCTGCTGCGCCACGAAGTGCTCAACAGCGCCAACGTGATCCACGGCTACGCGGGCTTGCTGCACGAGGACGCCGCCGCGGGCACACGCACCGCCGAACGGCTGGCGACGATCCGCGACCGCAGCGACGACATCTCGGTGTTCATCTCGTCGATCCGGGAGATCCTCGGCCAGTCGGAGCGGCCCACGCTGGAGCCGGTCGCCCTCCGCGACGTCCTGCTCGCGGAGGCCGAGCGCGTCGAGGACTCCTTCGAGGTGTCGATCGACGTCCGCGTGGCCGAGGGGACCGTCGTGCTGGCCGACGACCTCGTCGGCACGGTGTTCTCGAACCTCCTGGAGAACGCGGCCGTCCACGCCGGCGACGCCCCGTCGGTGACGGTCACCGCGACCGCGGACGCGGAGGCGACGGTGGTGGAGGTCGCCGACGACGGCGTCGGACTCGACGAGGAGGCCCACCGAGCGCTGTTCGAGCCGAACCCCGCGACGACCCACGGCAACGGACTCTACCACGTCCGCAACCTCGTCGAGAGCTACGGCGGCCGCATCCGCGTGTCGTCGACCGACCAGGGGACGGTGTTCGCCGTCGAGTTCCGCACCGCCGGCCGCGGCGGGGACGCCGACACACGGCGCTCGCCCGCGTCGGACTCGCCCGACGCCGTCGACGGGACCGAGCACCCGGACGCGGGGAACCACGACGCGGAGCGCCACGACGACGCCGACTGGTTCACGGTGACCTGA
- a CDS encoding NRDE family protein, whose amino-acid sequence MCTLTLAWQVFDDAPVAVAANRDEALDRPSEPPADRGGGVIAPRDAEAGGTWMGVTRDGLFVGVTNRWVEGLAGERSRGLLVDDCLRAGSASEAAGLVEESCRAHEYDGFNLVVADRDDAILLEWDGYLTVTQFLPGVHVVGNVGYDGRFYRPERNPDLGPREARNATRLRRELHPAEGETADRWLDRAGAALGDHEFGVCVHANGYGTVSSTLIRVGDDGLRYDHADGPPCETPYEPIRIDD is encoded by the coding sequence ATGTGTACGCTGACGCTGGCGTGGCAGGTGTTCGACGACGCGCCGGTCGCGGTGGCGGCGAACCGCGACGAGGCACTCGACCGACCGTCGGAGCCGCCCGCCGACCGCGGCGGCGGGGTGATCGCGCCCCGGGACGCCGAAGCAGGGGGGACGTGGATGGGCGTCACGCGCGACGGACTGTTCGTCGGCGTCACGAACCGGTGGGTCGAGGGACTCGCCGGCGAGCGGTCGCGCGGCCTGCTCGTCGACGACTGTCTCCGGGCGGGGTCGGCGAGCGAGGCGGCCGGACTGGTCGAGGAGTCGTGTCGCGCACACGAGTACGACGGCTTCAACCTCGTCGTCGCCGACCGGGACGACGCGATCCTGCTAGAGTGGGACGGCTACCTCACGGTGACGCAGTTCCTGCCGGGCGTCCACGTCGTCGGCAACGTCGGCTACGACGGGCGCTTCTACCGCCCGGAGCGGAACCCCGACCTCGGACCGAGGGAGGCGCGCAACGCTACCCGGCTCCGACGGGAACTCCACCCCGCGGAGGGGGAGACCGCCGACCGGTGGCTCGACCGCGCCGGCGCGGCGCTCGGCGACCACGAGTTCGGCGTCTGCGTCCACGCGAACGGCTACGGGACGGTGTCCTCGACGCTGATCCGCGTCGGCGACGACGGCCTCCGCTACGACCACGCCGACGGTCCGCCGTGCGAGACTCCCTACGAGCCGATCCGGATCGACGACTGA
- a CDS encoding helix-turn-helix transcriptional regulator — translation MSASDAEAELAEDEYAGLELVRETGGIHQSDFWKELDVSSRKGSRIAEKLEELGLIEREDTVYNGHNTYFLAPTAMDLDFALLMAGDMLSPFIGEEEIDPNSDAFTQWLMNLAYEEY, via the coding sequence ATGAGCGCCTCCGACGCCGAAGCCGAACTCGCCGAGGACGAGTACGCCGGGCTGGAACTCGTCCGCGAGACGGGCGGCATCCACCAGTCCGACTTCTGGAAGGAACTCGACGTCTCCTCCCGGAAGGGGAGCCGGATCGCGGAGAAACTGGAGGAACTCGGTCTCATCGAGCGCGAGGACACCGTGTACAACGGACACAACACCTACTTCCTCGCGCCGACGGCGATGGACCTCGACTTCGCGCTGCTGATGGCCGGCGACATGCTCTCGCCGTTCATCGGCGAGGAGGAGATCGACCCCAACTCAGACGCGTTCACGCAGTGGCTGATGAACCTCGCGTACGAGGAGTACTAG
- a CDS encoding 2,3,4,5-tetrahydropyridine-2,6-dicarboxylate N-succinyltransferase, whose amino-acid sequence MTTTLESDIDDLWHRYDDGLTAADATADDRHTLDEFLDALEAGEVRAARKTGDGVDSWVANEWVKRGVLLNFGLRETERREYGGVGYYDVLPLRETGDLEARGARNTPDGTVLRRGAHLGDDTIMMSPSFVNIGAFVGDGTLVDSCDTVGSCAQLGANVKLGANTLIGGVLEPIEDAPVIVEDGVSLGAGCRVTSGFRVGANSIVGENTLLTPRIPVYDLVEEEVVYGHLPENRRAFTRFVESSVSDHDLFDGGAYKPAVVATDVETETLEATRREDALRE is encoded by the coding sequence ATGACGACGACACTGGAATCCGACATCGACGACCTGTGGCACCGCTACGACGACGGACTCACCGCGGCCGACGCGACCGCCGACGACCGGCACACCCTCGACGAGTTCCTCGACGCGCTGGAGGCGGGCGAGGTCCGCGCCGCCCGCAAGACCGGCGACGGCGTCGACTCGTGGGTCGCCAACGAGTGGGTGAAGCGGGGCGTGCTCCTCAACTTCGGGCTGCGCGAGACCGAGCGCCGCGAGTACGGCGGCGTCGGCTACTACGACGTGCTCCCGCTGCGCGAGACCGGCGACCTCGAAGCGCGCGGCGCACGCAACACGCCCGACGGCACCGTGCTCCGCCGCGGCGCCCACCTCGGCGACGACACGATCATGATGAGTCCGTCGTTCGTCAACATCGGCGCGTTCGTCGGCGACGGCACGCTCGTCGACTCCTGTGACACGGTCGGCTCCTGCGCCCAGCTCGGCGCGAACGTGAAGCTCGGCGCCAACACGCTGATCGGCGGCGTGCTCGAACCGATCGAGGACGCGCCGGTGATCGTCGAGGACGGCGTCTCCCTCGGTGCTGGCTGCCGGGTCACCTCCGGGTTCCGTGTCGGGGCGAACTCCATCGTGGGCGAGAACACGCTGCTCACCCCTCGGATCCCGGTGTACGACCTCGTCGAGGAGGAGGTAGTCTACGGCCACCTCCCGGAGAACCGCCGCGCGTTCACGCGCTTCGTCGAGTCGAGCGTCAGCGACCACGACCTGTTCGACGGCGGCGCCTACAAGCCCGCGGTCGTCGCGACCGACGTGGAGACGGAGACGCTGGAGGCGACCCGGCGCGAGGACGCGCTCCGGGAATGA
- a CDS encoding phosphoribosyltransferase, with product MSDLPDDFDCTVTNWEYIYGLCRDVSDQVKAANFEPDVVVALARGGWFAGRCICDFLGLNDLTSLKMEHYVGAAQKSGEPTVRYPMPEGSVAGKDVLIIDDIADTGGSIKRAHEYVADRDCGEVRTATLQLLQTSEFEPDFVGEQLEEWTWMVYPWNFIEDMIDLTSGAMEQADEEAFTLEDVRHYLAEFHGIDRIEMEIAQPDRVGEVLEEMERRDVVRETADGYRLLDDGGTDADEAE from the coding sequence ATGAGCGATCTCCCGGACGACTTCGACTGTACGGTCACCAATTGGGAGTACATCTACGGGCTGTGTCGCGACGTGTCCGACCAGGTGAAAGCCGCCAACTTCGAGCCGGACGTGGTCGTCGCGCTCGCGCGCGGCGGCTGGTTCGCCGGCCGGTGTATCTGTGACTTCCTCGGGCTGAACGACCTGACGAGTCTGAAGATGGAACACTACGTCGGCGCCGCCCAGAAGTCCGGCGAGCCGACGGTGCGGTACCCGATGCCGGAGGGGAGCGTCGCCGGCAAGGACGTGCTCATCATCGACGATATCGCCGACACGGGCGGCTCGATCAAGCGCGCCCACGAGTACGTCGCCGACCGCGACTGCGGCGAGGTTCGCACCGCGACGCTCCAACTGCTCCAGACCTCGGAGTTCGAGCCGGACTTCGTCGGCGAGCAGTTGGAGGAGTGGACGTGGATGGTGTACCCGTGGAACTTCATCGAGGACATGATCGACCTCACCAGCGGCGCGATGGAGCAGGCCGACGAGGAGGCGTTCACCCTCGAGGACGTGCGCCACTACCTCGCGGAGTTCCACGGCATCGACCGCATCGAGATGGAGATCGCCCAACCCGACCGCGTGGGGGAGGTGCTCGAGGAGATGGAACGTCGCGACGTGGTCCGCGAGACGGCCGACGGCTACCGGCTGCTCGACGACGGCGGCACCGACGCCGACGAAGCCGAGTAA
- a CDS encoding AEC family transporter: MALLDIFAGAVLPIVAVAAVGFALGRTSDLDADPLNTVVVYVLAPALVLHSLATADFSGGTIARMTVAVVAYILGMIVVAEGVGRLLGESEPRLSALVLAATFPNCGNYGIPLSDFAFPGGGRAAAVLYLAIQAVLVYTVGVYVASRAGGGGGLQGVRRVARIPLVWAVPVALGARAFGLVPAADATAMQTLQLVGDSSIPVMLLVLGIQLSRTDYGTALSQAAVPSVLKMVVAPAVAVAVALAVGFENATVARVFVLESAMPAAVTPVILVGEFADDLTVGGVSVPEYVSTVILVTTLASVPMLTALIALLESGVVV, translated from the coding sequence GTGGCGCTCCTCGACATCTTCGCCGGCGCCGTCCTCCCCATCGTCGCCGTCGCCGCCGTCGGCTTCGCGCTCGGCCGGACGAGCGACCTCGACGCCGACCCCCTCAACACGGTCGTCGTGTACGTGCTGGCGCCCGCGCTCGTCCTCCACAGCCTCGCGACCGCCGACTTCTCCGGCGGCACCATCGCGCGCATGACCGTCGCAGTCGTCGCGTACATCCTCGGGATGATCGTCGTCGCCGAGGGAGTCGGCCGACTGCTCGGCGAGTCGGAGCCGCGGCTGTCGGCGCTCGTGCTCGCGGCGACGTTCCCCAACTGCGGCAACTACGGCATCCCGCTGTCGGACTTCGCGTTCCCCGGCGGCGGCCGGGCGGCGGCGGTCCTCTACTTGGCGATCCAAGCGGTGCTCGTCTACACGGTCGGCGTGTACGTCGCCTCCAGGGCCGGGGGCGGCGGCGGACTCCAGGGCGTCCGTCGCGTCGCGCGGATCCCGCTCGTGTGGGCCGTCCCGGTCGCGCTGGGCGCGCGGGCGTTCGGACTCGTCCCCGCGGCCGACGCGACCGCGATGCAGACGCTCCAGCTCGTCGGGGACTCGTCGATCCCGGTGATGTTGCTCGTCCTCGGGATCCAGCTGTCCAGAACCGACTACGGCACGGCGCTGTCGCAGGCGGCGGTGCCGTCGGTGCTGAAGATGGTCGTCGCGCCCGCGGTCGCGGTGGCGGTCGCCCTCGCCGTCGGCTTCGAGAACGCGACCGTCGCGCGAGTGTTCGTCCTCGAGTCGGCGATGCCGGCGGCGGTCACGCCGGTCATCCTCGTCGGCGAGTTCGCCGACGACCTCACGGTCGGCGGCGTGTCGGTGCCGGAGTACGTCAGCACCGTGATCCTCGTGACGACGCTGGCGTCGGTCCCGATGCTGACGGCGCTGATCGCGCTGTTGGAGAGCGGCGTCGTGGTGTGA